Proteins found in one Loxodonta africana isolate mLoxAfr1 chromosome 21, mLoxAfr1.hap2, whole genome shotgun sequence genomic segment:
- the SPMIP8 gene encoding sperm microtubule inner protein 8, giving the protein MARIIDLVPWDDGSTHVYASPAILLPIERQHNMLAGVKQQLYHPVLPTLRRMDMDTVRACLSDEHCQSSTYCRKDEFDNAHFTLLGVPNKPLQCLDITATGQKLQDRYRAGKLAPIAPGINRVDWPCFTRAIEDWSHFVSSAGEFKLPCPDKRVESFSGYAVRYLKPDVTQSWRYCLNQNPSLDRYGQKPLPADSLNAFRRFGSHYSRVNYLTPWH; this is encoded by the exons ATGGCCCGCATCATCGACCTCGTGCCCTGGGACGATGGCTCCACCCACGTGTACGCATCCCCGGCCATCCTGCTCCCCATTGAACGGCAGCACAACATGCTGGCAGGTGTAAAGCAGCAGCTCTACCACCCGGTCCTGCCCACCCTGCGCCGCATGGACATGGACACCGTCAGGGCCTGCCTCTCCGATGAGCACTGTCAGTCCAGCACCTACTGCCGCAAAG ATGAGTTTGACAATGCCCACTTTACACTCCTCGGCGTCCCCAACAAGCCCCTGCAGTGCTTG GACATCACCGCCACCGGCCAGAAGCTCCAAGACAGGTACCGCGCGGGGAAGCTGGCGCCCATCGCGCCAGGCATCAACCGGGTCGACTGGCCCTGCTTCACACGCGCCATCGAGGACTGGTCCCACTTCGTGTCATCGGCCGGCGAGTTCAAGCTGCCCTGCCCGGACAAGAGGG TCGAGAGCTTCAGTGGCTACGCAGTGCGGTACTTGAAGCCGGACGTGACCCAGAGCTGGCGG TACTGCCTCAACCAGAACCCCAGCCTGGACCGCTACGGACAGAAGCCCCTGCCTGCCGACTCCCT CAACGCTTTCCGACGCTTCGGCTCCCACTACAG TCGTGTAAACTACCTGACCCCCTGGCATTAA